In Falco cherrug isolate bFalChe1 chromosome 19, bFalChe1.pri, whole genome shotgun sequence, the genomic stretch ataaagccaaatctTCTGCAAAAATCCTATAActctatatattttaatgattcTCCACATGAAAattctcctctctttttctaCGGAGAgagtctttttcttccttttccttaaaatttctACTATCCAACATACTACGTGTAGtctttgtatatatttttttaaattatttccttataGTAGGTGAAAGCTATCACTTACCtttcatctgtaaaataagATAGCCAAGGAATGCTAGCTTTGCCTCACTTCCCTCTAGGGATATAAACAACATTTCTTGGAGGGTATACAATGTTTTAGAAACAGACTCATTAACAGcctggaaatgttttcattgaTATTCTGCCAGTTTAGTCTAATTAACACCTAGAGTTCACCCCAAAGGTTGAGAGCCTTTGGATCTCGCTTTTTGGGATTGTTAAGGCTGGTGAACCAGGACGTAACAGCTCTCACTTCTGGATTGGTAATGGAATTTCACATTCTACGCACTCAATTAAAACCTTTTGTCTAACAACAGTGTTCCCATGGCAGGCTGGTGAACTACCAAATTGCCGAAGAGCTGACAAATTATGTACGTGAATTGAAATTTGTATAGTCTTTATGTTGACTTCAGAGGCTTGAGTGTAATAGTGCAAGGCATTCAAATGATCCGCAGGTCTTTGAGATGAAAGAAGCTTTGAGGAAGGCTTTTCATCTGATGCCAGGATGAGACTAGACTGGTACATAAACCATAAGCAATTTAACTACTGGCAACACTTTTAACTATTGGGGACAATTTAACCAGCTGCAACTGAATTTATGGAATTAGAATTATTTGAATGCCTCAGCCCTTCACAACATGAGAATCTCTTcaatttttccccaaaatctaGCTTCAGTGGCTGTTGCAAATCTTGCTTAAATCTCAGGCCCTTACCTTTAGGGGAAACAATTGCAAGGATTTCTAAAGGCTTTAAGGCCTAAAAGTTTcctacatttattttatgttagcACACTTCATTCTTTGAAATAAGCTTTTTGTTGGAACTCTGTAGGGCTGCAGCCAGAACAGTCAAGACAGCTAGGTTTTTATAAGGAGTCCTAAAACACAGTGTTTATACAGTAAATAGCAAGTAAATTGATTAAACAGTTTTGCCCCCTGTGACAAAAAGCTATGTATACCTCCTTCGAgaattctgctgctgttcatgtTTTACTTCACAAACCCAAGTGTTCAAGCAGTGAGTTGATGGTAAAAGAATGTAAATCTTTCTTTGCACCCTGCAGCTCCAGGCCAAAGTTATTGAGAGTGCGAATCACAACAGGATTCCTTAAAACAAATATCATTGTATGCTAGATTAGATACCCTGTTATTCTGTTAGATCATAAAATGCTCCCAGCCTTGACAATAATTTCTTGGCAGAGATGCAGAAAGCCAAGTGTTATGATGAGTCAGTGTGGAATCAACAtgcatttcagctgcaaaattaaatattttcttgatcTTGAGCTATAAGCATGTGGTCTCCTCTTATTAGTGGCCCCAGTAGTATTCATATCATGTCTCTGCCTGGTAGAGATCTACGCAGTGATGAATTTCACCCAGAACAAGTTTCAAAGGGATgtaggaggggaaggaaaaataacagaagactGCAGACACAATAAAAGCATATATTTAATAATACCAAAGAGTGGATTAAAATACCGCAAAGCAACAGGTTTCAATATGGGAAGAATGGCACATCTCATGGTGATGTATTCCAGACAGAGTTCATCTTTCAGTGTAGCATTGCACCTTGACAATCAAGTCCCATCTACAGTTCAAGTTATAAGTTTTACACCAGGCAGTATCAAATACAGTGATGCACAGCAGAACTACATACTTGATTAGAAATATAAAGTAGTGTAAGAAGAGTAGGGGCCTCATTTTAGGGAATCATTAAGTCCCACAGCTCCGTTAACTTCAGGTGGAGTTGTGGGTGTCATCTGGAAACCACGGCCATGAGCTGAGTCTTGCATGGGGTCATGCTTCAGTGTTCCTGgtcatttctttctgcttgctcCTCATGCTTTAACATGGCCCCTAGAAGCCACTGCGGTAGGTGTTGTAGCGACGGTAGGGTCGGCTGTACCCACTGCCCAGGCCTGGATAGCCAAAGCTCCCAAACCCCAAGGAGCTGCCGGAGGAGATGGGGACCCCTCCAGCACTGAGAGCGCTCCCGACAGCTGCAGATGCTGAGGATCCCACGGCGGTGttctgggggaaggagctgaggatgggtcCGGGCAGGGTCACCACCACGGGAGAGGG encodes the following:
- the LOC102060229 gene encoding feather keratin 4-like; translated protein: MSCYERCPPTSCGPTPLANSCNEPCVRQCQDSTVVIQPSPVVVTLPGPILSSFPQNTAVGSSASAAVGSALSAGGVPISSGSSLGFGSFGYPGLGSGYSRPYRRYNTYRSGF